Proteins encoded within one genomic window of Prunus dulcis unplaced genomic scaffold, ALMONDv2, whole genome shotgun sequence:
- the LOC117613401 gene encoding protein ELC-like encodes MDHPETFFYSSLLPQPNQALKQQLIVYATREILEGRIPYPEQLRPRILSDVIQLLDQYPSLGLTRRRFQPEEPAVLVVRGTIPIFYTNRVYKIPVEIWVPHSYPTSPPRACVTLDDQNATAIKLRHPYVDARRGGLINVPHMLDWHSERTLVVLVTTMCECFSRDPPVRAGPGPPPLPPSPPQLQPPHVQERQRQELEEERHRQEQVMHRQEGGRQQAAQERRSSSLWYSLMRRLAFLCIVCMLFSITTCSWSTFTLAVLVLGFALLW; translated from the coding sequence ATGGATCATCCCGAAACCTTCTTTTATAGCTCCCTTCTTCCACAGCCGAACCAAGCCCTCAAGCAACAGCTAATTGTATATGCAACTAGGGAAATATTGGAGGGCCGCATCCCATACCCAGAACAACTTAGGCCCAGGATCTTAAGTGATGTCATACAATTGCTTGATCAGTATCCTTCATTAGGCCTGACCAGGCGTAGGTTTCAGCCCGAGGAGCCTGCAGTTTTGGTAGTCAGAGGCACCATTCCTATATTTTACACAAACAGAGTCTATAAAATTCCAGTTGAGATATGGGTGCCGCACAGCTATCCAACATCTCCGCCGAGGGCGTGCGTGACTCTGGATGACCAAAACGCAACAGCAATCAAGTTACGTCATCCATATGTCGATGCTAGAAGGGGAGGCCTCATAAATGTACCACATATGCTGGATTGGCACTCAGAAAGAACTCTTGTGGTTCTAGTAACCACCATGTGCGAGTGTTTTAGTCGAGACCCACCCGTACGGGCAGGGCCAGGGCCACCACCACTGCCACCATCGCCGCCGCAGCTGCAGCCACCTCATGTGCAAGAAAGGCAGAGGCAAGAGCTAGAGGAAGAGAGGCATAGGCAAGAGCAAGTGATGCATAGGCAGGAGGGAGGAAGACAACAAGCAGCGCAAGAGAGGCGGTCATCGAGCTTGTGGTATTCTCTGATGAGGCGTTTAGCATTTTTGTGCATAGTTTGTATGTTATTCAGCATTACGACTTGTTCATGGTCTACTTTTACACTTGCAGTTCTAGTCTTAGGTTTTGCTTTGTTGTGGTGA